The Deltaproteobacteria bacterium sequence ATACGTTGGGGGTCGACCACGGCGTCCTGCGTGGTCGACCGTTCGACACGAAAGCGCTGGTGGATACCAGCGAACGTGGCTCGTCCCGGTATGGATCGCCGATCTCACCGCGGCCGAGATGCGGGCGCGGATGGCTCGTCCGCAGAGGTACCGCTTGCTGCAAGGGTATCCGATCGCGCCGCTTCCCGACCCCATCCCCGGGGGGCGGTGACAGCTGAAACCATCGAGCAGACCTTGGTGCCCAACCTCGGCCGTGGCTTGGTCGTTGGCGTTCTCCCCCATCCGTTCTGCAATCCGTCCGTGAAGGGGTGCGGTTTCTGCACGTCCCCGCACGAGGGCTACTCCGAGCCCAAGGCGATGGCGGTGACGGCCGCCGTCACGGAGGAGATCGAGAAGTTCTTCGCGGACCATGCCGATCTCTCGGGACACCGCGTCGAAGCCCTGTACTTCGGTGGCGGCACGGCCAACGTCACCCCCGTTGCGGCTTTTCGGCCCCTCTGCCACGCCCTCGCCGGGAGTCTCGACCTGTCCGGTGCCGAAGTCACCCTCGAGGGAGTTCCCGCGTACTTCCTCGACGGGGGCGAGGAGCGACTGGACGTCTTGCGCGAGCAGCTCGTGCCGCAGTGCTTCCGCGTGAGCATGGGGATCGAGACGTTTGACAAGAAGCAGATCCGGCGCATGGACTAGCGTCCGCTGGCGGTGGGGTATGCTTCGCATATCTGATCAGCCAGATTCTGTTCGAGCTTCTTCCATGTCCTCCAAACCCCGCGATCCCGTTCGCCCCGAGCCCGCATGGGATGTCGCGCTCCTCTTTCCGGAGCAGGGCGCGTGGAGCGAAGAGGAGTATCTTGCGCTCAAGGGGAATCGCCTGGTCGAGTTCTCCCACGGGAACGTGGAGGTCCTGTCGATGCCGACCGATTCCCATCAGGCGAGGGTGGCCGCGTTCTTCGCCGCGCTGACCGCGCTCGTCTCCGCGCAGGCCCTCGGGACGGTCCGCTTCGCGCCCCTCAACCTCCGCCTCTGGCCCGGCAAGTTCCGGCAGCCGGACGTCCTCTATCTCGCTGCGAAGCACGACGCGAAGCGGAAAGAGGAGTTCTGGGAGGGAGCCGACATCGTCATGGAGGTCGTGAGCCCGGACGATCGCCGCCGCGATCTCGTCACGAAGCGGCGCGAATACGCGCAGGCGGGGATCCCGGAGTACTGGGTCGTGGACCCGACCGAGGGGGCGATCGAGGTTCTGGCGCTCGAGGGGGATTCCTACGTCCTGCACGGACGCTTCGGGCGGGGGCAAGTCGCGACTTCGAGAGTCCTGGCGGGGTTCTCGGTCGAGGTCGCGGGGATCCTCGATGCTCGCTAGCCGAGAATCGATCTCGAACGCCCGAGACGCAGCGATCGACGGCGAGGGTGCCGTGTTATGTGGAGTCCGGGATTATGTAGTGCAAGTGGCTACCGCAACCGTCATCGGCGCTCTGGACGGACTTCTATCCTCGGAGGACTTCACATAAGTCGGGTCGCGGCCGACCGACTCGAGCCACGAGATCAGCGAGGGCTTCGGATACCGCGTCGACATCGAAGACGGCAGGAAGTTGGGGGTTGTGCCTTCGAGGGCGGCCTGCTTCATGCGCATGTCGATCTCCACATAGGTGTGCGTGGTCGAGAGGTCGGCATGGCCGAGCCACGCGGAGATGACCGATATGTCGACGCTGGCCCTGAGGAGCTCCATGGCAGTCGTGTGGCGGATGGTGTGCGGGGAGATCCGGTTCGCCCGCGCATTCGAAGGCGTGATCCCGGACACCTTGACCCATTTCTGCAGAATGTAGGTGATCCCCCATCGGGACAGCCGCCGGCCACGCGCGTTCGGGAACAGGGGCGAGTCTGGTGTCGGCGAATCCCCACGGAGACCGAGCCACGCTTGCAGAAGCTCGCAGGTCCGATCCCAGAGGGGACAGTCGCGGATCTTGCTGCCCTTGCCATGCAACCTGACCCTCGGCGAGGACCCGAGGATGACGTC is a genomic window containing:
- a CDS encoding site-specific integrase; its protein translation is MSPVRTLSALIQAFFQHYLMGERGLSRNTVLSYRDAVRLLLVYISSAVGRSSDRIEVEDVDAQRVRDFLGWLEGERDCSPRTRNQRLVAIKTLFRYIASVAPEHLDRCRQIREIGNKRVEHRPPEYLEPGDLQALLGAIDASTPQGARDLALLALLVNTGARVQEVVDLDVSDVILGSSPRVRLHGKGSKIRDCPLWDRTCELLQAWLGLRGDSPTPDSPLFPNARGRRLSRWGITYILQKWVKVSGITPSNARANRISPHTIRHTTAMELLRASVDISVISAWLGHADLSTTHTYVEIDMRMKQAALEGTTPNFLPSSMSTRYPKPSLISWLESVGRDPTYVKSSEDRSPSRAPMTVAVATCTT
- a CDS encoding Uma2 family endonuclease; this translates as MSSKPRDPVRPEPAWDVALLFPEQGAWSEEEYLALKGNRLVEFSHGNVEVLSMPTDSHQARVAAFFAALTALVSAQALGTVRFAPLNLRLWPGKFRQPDVLYLAAKHDAKRKEEFWEGADIVMEVVSPDDRRRDLVTKRREYAQAGIPEYWVVDPTEGAIEVLALEGDSYVLHGRFGRGQVATSRVLAGFSVEVAGILDAR